In Maridesulfovibrio sp., a single genomic region encodes these proteins:
- a CDS encoding recombination-associated protein RdgC — MPILSASTGITRYRVLEEISDDLIREIPERLIKFAFMDIDHTAEERSFGWVNMDDMLDDKWTISPPEKAQYFTFSLRLDTRRVQPAVLKKHYQIALNHEMAEAKKEGKNFISRDRKREIKDQVTLKLRARSLPIPAVFDVVWNVPENRLYLAATNSKVMELFTDYFSETFDLTLEPLTPFFLAMEMLGEDAAKKLESLDPTYFVG, encoded by the coding sequence TTGCCAATACTTTCCGCCAGCACAGGGATAACCAGATACAGGGTTCTGGAAGAAATCAGCGACGACCTTATCCGGGAAATCCCGGAAAGGCTTATCAAATTCGCCTTCATGGACATAGATCATACCGCCGAGGAACGTTCGTTCGGATGGGTGAACATGGACGACATGCTTGACGACAAGTGGACGATTTCACCACCGGAAAAAGCCCAGTACTTCACATTTTCCCTGCGGCTTGATACCCGCCGCGTTCAGCCTGCCGTACTAAAAAAACACTACCAGATAGCCCTGAACCACGAGATGGCCGAAGCAAAGAAGGAAGGAAAAAATTTCATCTCCCGGGATCGCAAAAGGGAAATCAAGGACCAGGTTACCCTGAAGCTCAGAGCCCGTTCACTGCCCATTCCCGCAGTTTTCGATGTGGTCTGGAACGTCCCTGAAAACCGGCTCTACCTTGCGGCGACCAACTCAAAAGTCATGGAACTGTTTACCGACTATTTTTCGGAAACCTTCGACCTGACCCTGGAACCGCTGACGCCATTTTTTCTGGCCATGGAAATGCTCGGCGAAGACGCCGCCAAAAAGCTCGAATCCCTGGACCCCACTTATTTTGTAGGCTAA
- a CDS encoding arylesterase, protein MSKITLAAFGDSLTEGYGLPAYSSFPAQLERRLLEEGCHVEIVNFGLSGDTSADGLLRLADVIESRPDCVYLEFGANDCFQLLDPAQLEMNLSAMIEAFQEAGTPVLLLGFKPMNFTPHTYSSAFSAVYPAVAEKYGIPLYPSFTDGIGENPEHYQPDGVHPNNEGVQIMVERIFPTVRDFLDSL, encoded by the coding sequence ATGTCCAAGATCACACTGGCGGCATTCGGAGACAGCCTCACCGAGGGATACGGTCTCCCCGCGTACAGCTCATTTCCGGCCCAGCTGGAGCGCAGACTCCTTGAGGAAGGCTGCCATGTGGAAATCGTCAATTTCGGCCTGTCCGGGGACACATCCGCAGACGGATTGCTCCGGCTTGCCGATGTGATTGAAAGCAGACCGGATTGCGTCTACCTGGAATTCGGCGCCAACGACTGCTTTCAATTGCTGGACCCGGCTCAGCTTGAAATGAACCTGTCCGCCATGATCGAGGCTTTTCAGGAGGCAGGAACACCTGTTCTCCTGCTGGGCTTCAAACCGATGAACTTTACCCCCCATACCTACTCCTCCGCCTTCTCGGCCGTTTATCCGGCTGTGGCCGAAAAGTACGGCATCCCCCTCTACCCCAGTTTTACGGACGGAATCGGTGAAAATCCTGAACATTACCAGCCGGACGGAGTGCATCCGAACAACGAGGGAGTTCAGATAATGGTTGAAAGGATTTTCCCGACTGTCAGGGATTTTCTTGATTCCCTGTAG
- a CDS encoding formylglycine-generating enzyme family protein encodes MGKSDKFGSSGAVGRSDLVRILNRFPDPPKDVLADILGYKYTAPQKSPQNNALGGEKSEGGAFIGEAPLTTGWDSTLNPRFWYVKERKMHNWKQGKASKVQESKSQPSLPKLSDNSVPPPKEPIVPWRRLWPVLKGILQGDIHSTQPDEREVLRVLSRGEAFTHIPLKKRKTWASFSQIIMDGSRCLSPFRDDFHWLIAGVRKLTGPSRLEFCCLSDGPLQRAFYPEYGEFKPVRINQGGAPLLIFSDLGVFGSSFERSQWVQFGRTLRDSGIKPVVLTPASKDMWDDDHSNLFRQISLDDFVHPSANKSEEKIWDEQGDEEEQDYVESLLTLLSPAVYIDTGLVRSMRSFLPAASVGTEALVWNHEVVNTFYKSILFKPDEQRRYRNRFALLPEGQKERALKLIETHHEFLAPEVQLEERLTQHVLRKEFDVHAPIPEELKDYLSWIGGCLDKAHSSEASAFKAWVKRMCWRQLDHVRGVDGADKLLKTAAKVFEEEWASRESKTIPSFLTEEDFDSDERQDGATDQWEVRQVGTGLHLFSKAHQRRNGLPLVSIKGHRLIKHGSRDALKQCTFTEGLSIPIPFENNLVLKSKFESITLAAEPKPDWAESIYRDATGLYAALPFNDSIIKHVLPSEIESVETFILDESSLGGELKQGGLPKLNATSLLSGIILEHTSENNTENGFWFNQSQYESILSTEIPDISWAESYSFDQYGLYADLNILGVKQRMRWIQPGTFMMGSPKDELDRSADEVLHKVTLTEGYWLADTACTQELWDKVMGSNPSEFKGEGQLPVDSVSWDDCQGFLRIANDKLNGSKLRFPTEAQWEYACRAGTQTPFSFGYKITTDQVNYDDNNPGKGEAKGVYRKRTVAVKELPSNQWGLYQMHGNVWEWCSDWYGKYPEGASVNPEGPDSGELRVLRGGGWIYDGRDVRSASRSRDRPVIRFRDIGFRFSLGQKG; translated from the coding sequence ATGGGTAAGTCAGATAAATTTGGTTCCTCTGGTGCTGTAGGGCGGAGTGACTTAGTCCGTATATTGAATAGATTTCCAGATCCTCCGAAGGATGTTTTAGCGGATATACTGGGGTATAAATATACGGCTCCCCAAAAATCACCTCAGAATAATGCGTTAGGTGGTGAAAAATCTGAAGGGGGGGCATTTATTGGAGAAGCTCCGCTTACTACTGGTTGGGATAGTACGTTGAATCCGCGATTCTGGTATGTCAAAGAGCGGAAAATGCATAACTGGAAGCAAGGTAAGGCTTCAAAGGTACAGGAAAGCAAATCCCAGCCTTCTCTACCCAAGCTGTCTGATAATTCAGTCCCTCCACCAAAAGAACCGATAGTTCCTTGGAGACGGCTTTGGCCTGTCTTGAAAGGGATTTTGCAGGGAGACATTCATTCCACTCAGCCTGATGAGCGGGAAGTTTTGCGTGTTCTTTCCCGCGGTGAGGCTTTTACTCATATCCCATTAAAAAAGCGTAAGACTTGGGCTTCCTTTTCACAGATTATAATGGATGGTTCTCGGTGCTTATCTCCTTTTCGAGATGATTTTCATTGGCTAATTGCCGGTGTGCGGAAGCTTACCGGACCATCGCGGTTGGAATTTTGTTGTCTTAGTGACGGTCCATTACAACGTGCTTTTTATCCTGAATATGGAGAATTCAAGCCTGTCAGAATCAATCAAGGTGGTGCCCCTTTATTAATTTTTTCCGATCTGGGAGTGTTTGGCTCTTCTTTTGAGCGTAGTCAGTGGGTGCAGTTTGGTCGAACTTTGCGTGATTCGGGAATTAAGCCGGTTGTATTGACCCCGGCTTCAAAAGACATGTGGGATGATGATCATTCGAATCTGTTTCGGCAGATTTCATTAGACGATTTTGTTCATCCTTCGGCTAATAAAAGTGAAGAGAAGATTTGGGACGAACAGGGGGATGAAGAAGAGCAGGATTATGTTGAAAGTCTTCTGACATTACTTTCTCCGGCAGTATATATTGATACTGGATTAGTGCGTTCTATGCGTAGTTTTCTTCCAGCAGCCAGTGTCGGAACAGAAGCTTTGGTCTGGAATCATGAGGTTGTTAACACTTTTTATAAATCCATTTTATTCAAACCTGACGAGCAGCGAAGATATAGAAATAGATTTGCTTTGCTCCCGGAGGGACAGAAAGAAAGAGCATTAAAGTTGATAGAAACCCATCATGAATTCTTGGCTCCGGAAGTGCAGTTGGAAGAGAGGTTGACTCAGCATGTTCTGCGCAAGGAGTTTGATGTTCATGCGCCTATTCCTGAAGAACTAAAAGATTATCTTTCGTGGATAGGAGGGTGCCTTGATAAGGCCCATAGTTCGGAGGCATCTGCTTTTAAGGCATGGGTAAAACGTATGTGCTGGCGACAGCTTGATCATGTCAGAGGGGTGGATGGGGCAGATAAATTGCTTAAGACTGCTGCAAAAGTTTTTGAGGAGGAATGGGCTTCCCGCGAGAGTAAGACTATACCATCCTTTTTGACCGAAGAGGATTTTGATTCGGACGAGAGGCAGGATGGTGCAACGGACCAATGGGAAGTGCGTCAGGTCGGGACCGGGCTTCATTTGTTCAGTAAAGCCCATCAGAGGCGGAATGGTCTTCCGCTAGTGTCAATCAAGGGGCATCGGTTAATTAAACATGGATCTCGAGATGCTTTAAAACAATGTACCTTTACTGAGGGACTCAGCATTCCTATTCCTTTTGAAAACAATCTTGTTTTAAAATCAAAGTTTGAATCCATCACTCTTGCTGCCGAACCAAAACCAGACTGGGCCGAATCAATCTATCGCGATGCCACTGGATTGTATGCTGCCCTCCCATTTAACGATTCTATAATAAAACATGTTCTTCCAAGCGAAATTGAATCCGTGGAAACTTTTATATTAGATGAGTCTTCTCTAGGTGGCGAATTAAAGCAAGGCGGATTACCAAAATTAAATGCTACTTCATTATTAAGCGGAATAATTCTCGAACATACATCGGAAAATAATACCGAAAATGGATTCTGGTTTAATCAATCTCAATACGAGAGCATACTGTCTACCGAAATACCTGACATATCCTGGGCAGAATCTTACAGCTTTGATCAATATGGCCTTTATGCTGATCTGAATATTTTAGGCGTAAAACAACGCATGCGCTGGATACAGCCCGGCACATTTATGATGGGTTCCCCGAAAGACGAGCTAGATAGGTCTGCTGATGAAGTCTTGCACAAAGTGACTTTGACTGAAGGTTATTGGCTGGCGGACACGGCCTGCACTCAGGAATTGTGGGACAAGGTTATGGGTAGTAATCCAAGTGAGTTCAAGGGTGAGGGGCAGCTACCAGTTGATTCCGTGTCCTGGGATGACTGTCAGGGATTCTTGAGGATTGCTAACGACAAACTTAACGGGTCGAAGCTTCGGTTTCCGACCGAAGCTCAATGGGAATACGCTTGTAGAGCAGGAACACAAACTCCGTTTTCATTTGGTTATAAGATAACTACGGATCAAGTGAATTATGACGACAATAATCCAGGCAAGGGTGAGGCCAAAGGAGTGTATAGAAAACGTACCGTAGCTGTGAAGGAGCTTCCCAGCAATCAATGGGGACTTTACCAGATGCACGGGAATGTTTGGGAGTGGTGCTCTGATTGGTATGGAAAATATCCGGAGGGTGCCAGCGTTAATCCTGAAGGGCCTGATTCAGGCGAGCTCCGTGTTCTGCGTGGTGGCGGCTGGATCTACGACGGCAGGGACGTGCGTTCCGCCAGCCGCAGCAGGGACCGGCCGGTCATCCGTTTCAGGGATATAGGTTTTCGTTTTTCCCTAGGCCAAAAAGGTTAG
- a CDS encoding ABC transporter substrate-binding protein → MKTFLRLIIALLVLSSPAMAADITIGTVFEISGPNQATAQEAMNGALLAVKQINGAKRGINVKLEMRSTSGQPEDVLKTINSFQEIKGLSAVTGLISDDAAMNAAPAMQAADTTFLCTGAQTDGLAQSAGNCIFTLAVPDIRIGQLLADFAANTIQTGNIALIRSDLSDSCARQADSFARRFKHNGGKIMTEMRITEQNADLGFIAAKLKDLIPPPPSNSTVTEDALGASDFDDDGAVIITGKRDQSPAPPMVETVVIFAPAHMAAAVMKMLQKNDLVYRTIGGSSFDTVTMCSTINNWPGTVFYAAQAALTREDPLVDDFVQKYTNLFGSAPQTGYSAMGFDSVMLLADAAEKGGPESKSLRTALNGITDFSGVSGKISFHERAASKPLYIMQSQSGQISLAAEVD, encoded by the coding sequence ATGAAAACATTTCTAAGATTGATCATCGCGCTGCTCGTGCTCAGTTCACCGGCGATGGCGGCAGACATAACTATCGGCACCGTCTTTGAGATATCCGGCCCGAATCAGGCGACTGCGCAGGAAGCAATGAACGGAGCCCTGCTGGCTGTCAAACAGATAAACGGGGCTAAACGGGGAATCAACGTAAAACTTGAAATGCGTTCCACATCCGGACAGCCGGAAGATGTGCTGAAAACGATCAACTCATTTCAGGAGATCAAGGGATTAAGTGCCGTAACCGGGCTGATCTCCGATGATGCAGCCATGAACGCCGCCCCGGCCATGCAGGCCGCAGATACCACATTTCTGTGCACAGGAGCGCAGACCGACGGGCTGGCCCAATCAGCAGGAAACTGCATATTCACACTGGCAGTCCCGGACATCCGCATCGGACAACTCCTTGCCGATTTTGCCGCCAATACGATTCAAACTGGCAACATAGCTCTCATACGTTCGGACCTTAGCGATTCATGCGCCAGACAGGCGGACAGTTTCGCACGCAGATTCAAGCACAACGGCGGGAAAATCATGACCGAAATGCGCATAACCGAACAAAACGCGGATCTCGGTTTCATTGCCGCCAAGCTGAAGGATCTCATTCCTCCGCCGCCATCAAACAGCACGGTAACAGAAGATGCTCTCGGAGCCAGCGATTTTGACGATGACGGAGCGGTGATAATTACCGGAAAACGTGATCAGTCCCCGGCCCCGCCCATGGTGGAGACCGTGGTGATCTTCGCGCCTGCGCACATGGCCGCAGCCGTTATGAAAATGCTCCAAAAAAACGACCTTGTATACCGAACCATCGGAGGGAGTTCTTTCGACACCGTCACCATGTGCAGCACCATCAACAACTGGCCCGGAACGGTCTTTTACGCAGCACAGGCCGCCCTTACCCGCGAAGATCCCCTTGTTGATGATTTCGTGCAGAAATATACGAATCTTTTCGGATCGGCACCGCAGACCGGCTATTCGGCCATGGGTTTCGATTCGGTTATGCTGCTTGCGGACGCAGCCGAAAAAGGCGGACCGGAAAGCAAATCCCTGCGCACGGCCCTGAACGGTATAACCGATTTTTCAGGGGTGAGCGGAAAAATATCTTTCCATGAACGGGCTGCAAGCAAACCGCTCTATATCATGCAGTCACAATCAGGACAGATTTCGCTGGCTGCGGAAGTGGACTGA
- a CDS encoding formylglycine-generating enzyme family protein, with amino-acid sequence MSSNKLGFIDNCVPPNPFPPLWANSWGQDKYGLWASLLIEGVVQVMRWIRPGIFLMGSPFGEPGRSSDEVLHKVTLTEGYWLADTPCTQKLWEKVMGNNPSQFKGEEQLPVDSVSWNDCQEFLRITNDKLNGLKLWHPTESQWEYACRAGTLTPYSFGHKITTEQVNYYGSVHIDSTVAVKALPCNQWGLYQMHGNLWEWCQDWYGEYSEGASVYPERSDSGEFRILRGGGWIDVSRNVRSASRLRSQPVVRSNSIGFRFFLGHKG; translated from the coding sequence ATGAGTTCAAATAAGTTAGGTTTTATAGATAATTGCGTGCCTCCAAATCCTTTTCCTCCACTATGGGCCAACTCATGGGGGCAGGATAAGTATGGCCTTTGGGCTTCTTTGCTGATTGAAGGTGTGGTACAGGTCATGCGCTGGATACGTCCTGGTATTTTCTTGATGGGTTCGCCTTTCGGCGAACCAGGGCGTTCTAGTGATGAAGTTTTGCACAAAGTGACTTTGACTGAAGGTTACTGGCTGGCAGACACGCCCTGTACTCAGAAATTGTGGGAAAAGGTTATGGGCAATAACCCTAGCCAGTTCAAGGGAGAGGAGCAGCTTCCAGTTGATTCTGTTTCCTGGAATGACTGTCAGGAATTTTTGAGGATTACGAATGATAAATTAAACGGTCTGAAGCTCTGGCATCCGACCGAATCCCAATGGGAATACGCTTGTAGAGCAGGGACGCTGACTCCGTATTCATTCGGGCATAAAATAACTACAGAGCAAGTTAATTATTACGGTTCTGTCCATATAGATAGTACCGTAGCAGTTAAGGCTCTTCCCTGCAACCAATGGGGGCTTTACCAGATGCACGGTAATCTTTGGGAGTGGTGTCAGGATTGGTATGGAGAATATTCGGAAGGTGCTAGCGTTTATCCTGAAAGGTCTGATTCAGGCGAGTTCCGCATTTTACGTGGTGGCGGCTGGATCGACGTCAGCAGGAACGTGCGTTCTGCCAGTCGTCTCAGATCCCAGCCTGTAGTTCGTTCTAATAGCATCGGTTTTCGTTTTTTTTTAGGCCATAAAGGATAG
- a CDS encoding response regulator, producing the protein MKILLAEDCENNVLLVRLYLKKLPYSIDVAENGDIAVEMFMQNKYDVVLMDIEMPYTDGYEATGRIRSYENDMSLSKTPIIAVTAHALPENENRAYDVGCDYFMTKPVRKADLIAAVNRFTAD; encoded by the coding sequence TTGAAGATACTCCTGGCAGAAGATTGCGAAAACAACGTATTGTTGGTGCGGCTGTATTTGAAAAAGCTGCCCTATTCTATTGATGTGGCCGAAAACGGTGATATCGCGGTGGAGATGTTCATGCAGAACAAATATGACGTTGTTCTGATGGATATCGAGATGCCTTACACGGACGGATACGAAGCTACCGGACGGATAAGGTCTTACGAAAACGACATGAGCCTTTCAAAAACACCCATCATCGCTGTAACGGCACATGCCCTCCCGGAGAACGAGAACCGTGCCTACGACGTCGGTTGCGATTATTTTATGACCAAACCTGTCAGAAAGGCGGATCTTATCGCGGCGGTAAACAGGTTCACCGCCGATTGA
- a CDS encoding YcaO-like family protein yields MRYELKLMDTLSGAGCFAAFPGPNLSFSEVLEHLEAHPFDEYMHRHMLDMLGKHRTRKVQKLIGEVKGNPDKKVLAALLYEAVLTHPRLESLRAEVENSFDAAELKEYSPTLHLRSHLQTDQPLHNSWTSIFADNIEMHTELPLPGETGATALYAKDELPAKTAVTAAEIKSGLEAENKLPPAKPRSPIELVTSNANRKLESIGAFMGPQMRQKGCLSPFAVLHHWMVENRTSNGALSNSLRAIQTSYGRGLTFEQACVSCAMEVVERVSSYADIGKSGVMGRTEDLPVIKGTYEEISAKGSALNPAQLSLEVPYEGQPLWWMPSEMFDGAAHVPSMLPVQHIFLFCNLDEQSLFSGLSSTGLASGNTMAEARLSALLEVLERDSDSTIPFDMDRCFTVETDDPAISKHLADLESCGIKVWFQDTTSEFGIPCYKAFAIGKHGDVNKGGGCSLNAKRALISALTEVPYPFPGPPTSELPQGLPVRSLESLPDFSTGSAEGDLMVLEQTLAANGFYPHYANLTRKDLQIPVTRAVVPGLEIVTDFDKFSRVSKRLYRNYLDIKNLL; encoded by the coding sequence ATGCGCTACGAGTTAAAATTGATGGATACCCTTTCAGGAGCCGGTTGTTTCGCGGCTTTTCCCGGCCCGAACCTTAGCTTTTCCGAAGTACTGGAACATCTTGAAGCCCATCCGTTTGACGAATACATGCACCGCCATATGCTGGATATGCTCGGCAAGCACCGCACCCGCAAAGTTCAGAAGCTGATCGGGGAAGTTAAGGGAAATCCCGACAAAAAAGTTCTGGCCGCCCTGCTCTACGAAGCGGTCCTGACCCATCCCCGCCTTGAGTCCCTCCGGGCCGAAGTTGAAAACAGCTTCGATGCCGCGGAGTTAAAAGAATACTCGCCGACCCTGCATCTGCGCTCTCATCTGCAGACAGACCAGCCGCTGCATAACAGCTGGACCTCCATTTTCGCCGACAACATAGAAATGCACACCGAACTGCCTTTACCTGGGGAAACAGGCGCCACGGCACTGTACGCAAAAGACGAACTGCCCGCAAAGACTGCTGTGACGGCAGCGGAAATCAAATCAGGCCTTGAGGCGGAAAACAAGCTTCCTCCGGCAAAACCGCGTTCCCCCATCGAGCTTGTGACGTCCAATGCAAACCGCAAGCTTGAATCCATAGGAGCTTTCATGGGACCGCAGATGCGGCAGAAGGGCTGTTTAAGCCCCTTTGCGGTTCTCCATCACTGGATGGTGGAAAACAGGACAAGCAACGGAGCCCTGAGTAATTCCCTGCGGGCCATCCAGACCAGTTACGGACGTGGGTTGACATTTGAGCAGGCCTGCGTGTCCTGCGCCATGGAAGTGGTTGAACGGGTAAGTTCCTATGCCGACATCGGAAAATCCGGAGTCATGGGCCGCACAGAAGATCTTCCTGTCATAAAGGGCACTTATGAAGAGATAAGCGCAAAAGGTTCAGCGCTGAATCCTGCACAGTTGAGCCTTGAGGTGCCGTACGAAGGCCAGCCGCTGTGGTGGATGCCCTCTGAAATGTTTGACGGGGCCGCGCATGTTCCTTCCATGCTTCCGGTGCAGCATATTTTTCTTTTCTGCAACCTTGATGAACAGAGCCTGTTCAGTGGGCTGAGCTCCACAGGGCTCGCATCCGGCAACACCATGGCCGAAGCAAGGCTGAGTGCCCTGCTGGAAGTTCTGGAAAGGGACAGTGATTCCACCATTCCCTTTGACATGGACAGATGCTTCACCGTTGAAACGGACGACCCGGCCATCAGCAAGCATCTTGCAGACCTTGAGTCCTGCGGCATAAAAGTATGGTTTCAGGACACAACATCCGAGTTCGGAATTCCCTGCTACAAGGCCTTTGCCATCGGCAAGCACGGCGACGTGAACAAAGGCGGAGGGTGCTCCCTGAACGCCAAAAGGGCACTGATCTCAGCCCTGACCGAAGTGCCCTACCCGTTCCCCGGCCCGCCCACATCCGAGCTTCCGCAAGGATTGCCCGTACGCTCTCTGGAGTCCCTGCCCGACTTTTCAACCGGAAGTGCGGAAGGCGACCTCATGGTGCTGGAACAGACCCTCGCCGCAAACGGATTCTATCCCCACTACGCCAACCTGACGCGCAAGGACCTGCAGATTCCTGTAACAAGGGCAGTTGTTCCGGGTCTGGAGATAGTCACCGATTTCGACAAGTTCTCACGCGTAAGCAAGAGGCTTTATCGCAACTATCTCGACATCAAGAATCTTCTGTAA
- a CDS encoding patatin-like phospholipase family protein, with amino-acid sequence MEENNSPQPSGEEAAPNQNPKSPNKPSVALIIGSEGIKSFCALPFIEYLLAEGVGIDLVIGVSGGALLAGFLGTGYDLRQIQDIFSKTVDPRFFTDVDYDSVLEIASTGMGRFSSSSGILKTDCLRRTYEILFKKTDISDLKPRTLIAATELATGEPVILDRGNLAKAIYAGSAIYPLMPPGEIDGRKLIDGAFSSPVPIMECVKRQIDIIIAIYFDDACNPEPESFMESYFNTSRIFKRSILTSQLPLAIDMHHHEIIPVYIKHPRPIELWEVNKLNEIVHAGKVALSNKKENFQDAVQEYSKKMELRAEKRRRAEAEKIASENRKETKAQKKEQLTEQKNKQEDQKQPDTPKRTFKIVKSKRKERKGKGV; translated from the coding sequence ATGGAAGAAAACAATAGTCCCCAACCTTCCGGGGAAGAAGCTGCCCCGAACCAAAATCCGAAATCACCCAACAAGCCTTCAGTCGCCCTTATAATCGGCTCCGAGGGAATAAAGTCCTTCTGCGCCCTGCCGTTCATCGAATACCTGCTTGCTGAGGGGGTCGGAATAGATCTGGTAATCGGAGTCAGCGGCGGGGCACTGCTGGCGGGGTTTCTCGGAACCGGATACGACCTGCGCCAGATTCAGGACATCTTTTCCAAGACTGTCGATCCCCGTTTTTTTACCGATGTAGACTACGATTCAGTCCTTGAAATAGCCAGCACAGGCATGGGCAGATTTTCATCCTCCTCCGGTATACTGAAAACGGACTGCCTGAGACGAACGTATGAAATCCTGTTCAAAAAAACCGACATCTCCGACCTGAAACCCCGCACTCTCATAGCCGCAACCGAGCTTGCCACAGGAGAACCCGTCATCCTTGACCGAGGGAATCTGGCCAAGGCAATCTATGCCGGGAGCGCAATATACCCGCTGATGCCTCCGGGAGAAATTGACGGGCGAAAACTCATCGACGGGGCTTTCTCCTCCCCTGTTCCCATAATGGAATGCGTAAAAAGACAGATAGACATCATCATCGCCATATATTTCGATGATGCCTGCAACCCGGAGCCTGAAAGCTTCATGGAAAGCTATTTCAATACATCGCGCATCTTCAAACGCTCAATCCTGACCAGCCAGCTCCCCCTTGCCATAGACATGCACCACCACGAAATCATTCCGGTCTACATAAAGCACCCCCGTCCGATTGAATTATGGGAAGTGAACAAGCTGAATGAAATTGTTCATGCCGGTAAAGTAGCCCTGAGCAACAAAAAAGAAAATTTTCAGGATGCGGTGCAAGAATACAGTAAGAAAATGGAATTACGTGCGGAAAAACGCAGACGGGCGGAAGCGGAGAAAATCGCTTCCGAAAACAGGAAAGAAACAAAGGCGCAAAAGAAAGAACAACTGACCGAACAGAAAAATAAGCAGGAAGATCAAAAACAGCCGGACACCCCCAAACGTACCTTCAAAATAGTAAAAAGCAAACGCAAGGAAAGGAAGGGCAAAGGAGTATGA
- a CDS encoding VTT domain-containing protein gives MVNRSGHGHKIILHGLVLLAVVGGISYAAEHFGEGHLSAITAWIEKSGNFAPLVFMLINVVCMTLGLPQTIFTVVAGVLFGALKGTAMCLISMAGGASVSFVLGRYIFRGLILRKFGSDPNFRRIEMLSHHHPVKVLALSRLVPVVPYSIANYLLSVTRIRYIPYIIMSVVCLIPETVFLTAGGHILSAGVLKGSFNWKLLAALLVAGGMIVLLVRATRRSIEKD, from the coding sequence ATGGTGAACAGATCTGGGCATGGTCACAAAATAATACTGCACGGGCTTGTGCTGCTGGCTGTTGTGGGCGGAATTTCTTATGCCGCGGAGCATTTCGGCGAGGGGCACCTAAGCGCCATTACGGCATGGATCGAGAAAAGCGGTAACTTTGCTCCGCTGGTATTCATGCTGATCAACGTGGTTTGTATGACTCTGGGGCTGCCGCAGACCATTTTTACGGTTGTCGCCGGGGTTCTGTTCGGGGCGCTGAAGGGGACAGCCATGTGTCTTATCAGCATGGCCGGAGGAGCATCCGTATCCTTTGTGCTCGGGCGTTATATCTTCAGGGGGTTGATACTCAGGAAGTTCGGCTCAGACCCTAATTTCAGACGGATCGAGATGCTCAGCCATCACCACCCGGTAAAGGTGCTGGCCCTGAGCAGGCTTGTCCCGGTCGTGCCTTATTCCATAGCCAACTATCTGTTGTCCGTTACCAGAATCCGTTACATTCCCTACATCATAATGAGCGTGGTCTGCCTCATCCCGGAAACAGTGTTCCTCACGGCCGGGGGCCATATCCTTTCCGCCGGAGTTCTGAAAGGTTCTTTCAACTGGAAATTGCTTGCAGCCCTTCTGGTCGCCGGGGGCATGATTGTCCTGCTGGTCAGGGCCACCCGGCGCAGTATAGAGAAAGATTAG